The following nucleotide sequence is from Mucilaginibacter sp. cycad4.
CCTGGGGTTTGTTTTGCTGCGGAGGCCTGTTACCCTGTGGCCTGTTATTTTGTGGCTGACGGCTTCCTTCAGGACGCGGCTGCTGGGCCGGTTTTTCCTGCGGATTACCAAATCCCTGCTGAGGCTGCTGATTGGCAGGTTTGCCTTCGGCTTGTACCTGGCCTCCGGGTTTTTGGTTTTTATTGCGGTTTTTGTTCTTCTTTTTATTGTTATTGCGGCGCTCGTCGAGGCGGGTAAGGCTGTCCTGGCCAACTACGTTTTCGTAATCGAGTGCTTTTGCTACAGGTGTTTCAACTTCAACAATTTCGCCAAGGTCTTCAGGGATCACGCCATCTTTATTTTGCTGCTGGATCTCTTTAACCTTTTTTATAGGCAACGGAACCCATGATTCTTCGCCGGGGTAGCTAAACCACATCAGTTTTTTAAAGATATCGGTTTTTTGCAGGCGGGCATCCCCTTTTTGGGTTTTAAGCACGTTTACATTATCAGGGATGTATTTTAAGGCATCCATGTAAGTATCCAGCTCATAGTTAAGGCAGCATTTCAGCTTACCGCACTGGCCGGCAAGTTTCAATGTATTTAGCGAAAGGTTTTGATAACGGGCGGCCGAAGTAGATACGGTTTTAAAATCGGTAAGCCAGGTTGAACAGCACAGCTCACGACCGCATGAGCCTATCCCGCCTAAACGGCTTGCTTCCTGCCTCATGCCTATCTGCCTCATCTCAATACGGATGCGGAAGGTTTCGGCCATTTTCTTGATCAGTTCCCTGAAATCAACGCGGCCTTCGGCCGTATAATAAAAGGTGGCCTTGGTTTTATCGCCCTGGTAATCCACGTCGCTCAGCTTCATGCTCAGGTTAAGATCAAGTGCCAGCTTGCGCGATTTGTGCATGGTTTCCCATTCCATATCCTTTGCAGCTTTCCACTTGTCTACATCGGCAATGGTTGCTTTACGGTAGATCTTTTTAACTACATCGGCTTCCTTTACATGGCGTTTTACCATTTGCATCCGCACCAGTTCGCCGGTAAGCGAAACATGGCCGATATCATAGCCACCTGTGGTAGCTTCAACGGCAACCAGTTCGCCGGCTTCGAGGTAAATATTATCGTTGTTTAAATAAAACTCCTTGCGCGAGCCTTTAAACTTAACTTCAATAACCTGGAAAGGCTTATAGTTAGTAGGCATGTCCATGTGCGACAGCCAATCGTAAACATCTAATTTGCTGCAACCATTAGTAAGGCAACTGCCGTTACTTTTGCAGCCCGCAGGCGAACATCCGCCACCTGTTGAGCAACTTCCACATCCCATAATTAACTTGGCATATATTGATTCCCCGCAGGGACATTTTTATTAATTAGTATTTTAATAATTTGTAAAGATACATCTAAAAATAAGATTTTAGGATTAGCGTTTCGCTCCACATGATAATGCGCTTTTTCAAGCTCTTCAATAATCATTTGCGATTTGCCAATACTTAGCACGCCGCTCATTTTTTGAGCCGTATCCAGTTCCTTTGCCGGTAAATGTACCAGGCTACCCGCCCCCGCAATCAGTAAACAGCATTCGCGGATAAAGCTGGTACCGTAACGCAAAAAGTTTTTTTGGTTTTCGCGCCCCATTTTGGCAAACTGCTCCACAAAGGCCATTACCTCAATGCCCTTATTGCCAAAGCAATACCGTAGCCATTGTACAAACAGCTCATGGTAGCTTTTGTTATCCTGCTGCAGCATAGCCAGCGCCTCGGTCATGTTGCCGTTGCTTAAATAAGCAATTTCGGCAGCCGCCTCTTCTGTTTGGTGATGGGTATTTATTAAATGTTCTTTAATTTCATCGTACTCAAGCATCGGTATTTTCACCAGTTGCGTACGCGATAATATGGTATTCAGGATCTGATCCTGGTTTTGGGCTACTAATAAGAAGAGCGTATTGGGCTGGGGTTCTTCAATAATTTTTAACAGTGCATTCCCCTCTTTATCCAGGTATTCGGGCAACCAAAGGATCAGGATCTTATATTCCGATTCAAACGGCTTAAAGCTTAATTTCTTGATGATCTGGTGGCATTCGGCGATATTGATG
It contains:
- the ricT gene encoding regulatory iron-sulfur-containing complex subunit RicT, whose protein sequence is MGCGSCSTGGGCSPAGCKSNGSCLTNGCSKLDVYDWLSHMDMPTNYKPFQVIEVKFKGSRKEFYLNNDNIYLEAGELVAVEATTGGYDIGHVSLTGELVRMQMVKRHVKEADVVKKIYRKATIADVDKWKAAKDMEWETMHKSRKLALDLNLSMKLSDVDYQGDKTKATFYYTAEGRVDFRELIKKMAETFRIRIEMRQIGMRQEASRLGGIGSCGRELCCSTWLTDFKTVSTSAARYQNLSLNTLKLAGQCGKLKCCLNYELDTYMDALKYIPDNVNVLKTQKGDARLQKTDIFKKLMWFSYPGEESWVPLPIKKVKEIQQQNKDGVIPEDLGEIVEVETPVAKALDYENVVGQDSLTRLDERRNNNKKKNKNRNKNQKPGGQVQAEGKPANQQPQQGFGNPQEKPAQQPRPEGSRQPQNNRPQGNRPPQQNKPQGEGRPPGEAKPQREPRPQGEQRPQGEGKPQGEGSGNNNRRRRPNRPNRNNNNNNNQQAKPE